The following is a genomic window from Haloarcula sp. DT43.
CTACTACTGGTCGCTCCGGCGCTGGTGCTCGCGGTCACGTTCTTCCGTTCGTTCGGCTCGCTGCGGCAGGTCGGGACACAGTCCGAACGCACCGGGGCGATTCGACAGGCCGTCCCGACGGCGGTGCTCGGGCTGGTCGTCCTCATCGGCCTCTTCCTCGTGCTCGGTCCCGTCCCGATGGGCCTGCCGCTCGGCGGGACGGTCGGGCTCGCTGCCGTCGTTCTCGGGGCGGTCGCCGCGGGCGGCCTCGCGGTCTACCCGCTGGTCGGCGTGCTCGCGAGCGACGGGCCGACGCTGGCGGACCGCGCCCAGCGCGAGGCCCCGCGGTTCACGCTGGGCGTGTTCGGCGGGCTCGGGCTGTTGCTGGCCGTCCTCGTGCTCCAGCCCGTCGCCGGCGTCAATCCCCGGGTCGGCCCGGTGAACCTCGTGCCGGCAGTCGCGCTCGGGGCGGCCGTGGCCTCGCTCGCGCTGGCGGCGCTCACCACGGCCGCAAAGCGGGCCAGCGAGGCGACGATTACCCGCCGCCTGCTGACCGAGGAGACGCGGCTCGGACTCGTCGGTGCCGCCGGCTTCACCGCGCTGGTGGGCCTGCACGTGGCCGTGACCGGCGTCTCATTCACCGTTCTCGGGGCCAGCATCTCGAACGAGGGGAGCCTCTCCTGGCCCATGGTGATGCAGGCCTACATCCCGCTGGGGGCCGAACCCGGCGGCATCATGCCGGCCATCGTCGGCACGGTGTGGCTGGTCATCGGCGCGACGCTGTTCGCCGTCCCGCTGGGGGTCGGTGCGGCCGTCTTCCTCACCGAGTACGCCGAGCAGGGCCGGTTCACCGCGCTGGTCGAGGTCGCGACCAACGCGCTGTGGTCCACGCCGAGCATCGTCTTCGGCCTGTTCGGCGCGGCGTTCCTGATACCCCGGCTGGGCGGCGACGAGTCGCTGCTTGCCGGGATGCTCGTGCTGGGGTTCATGCTCCTGCCGCTGGTGCTCATCACCTCGCGGGAGTCCATCAAAGCCGTCCCCGACGAGTACCGGGACGCCAGCGCGGCGCTGGGCGTGACCCAGTGGGAGACCATCAGAAGCGTCGTCCTGCCGGCGGCGATGCCGGGCGTCATCACCGGTGTCATCCTCGGCGTCGGCCGCATCGCCGGCGAGACGGCCCCGCTCATCCTCGTCCTCGGGTCGACCCTGAACGCGACGACGGCCGTCGACGTCCTCGACGGCTTCCGCTTCGTCTCGGGGCCGCCGTTCGTCGCCAACGACGCCCTGCTGACGGCCTCGGCGTCGCTCCCGACGCAGGTGTGGGCCGTCATCGCGGCCGGGGTGTCGGGGTCGCCACAGATGGGCTGGGCGACGGCGTTCATCCTGCTGATGGTCGTCCTGACGTTCTACGCGGTCGGTATCACGGCGCGGACCTACTTCCGGAGGAAACTCAACTATGAGTGATAGCATCAACACGGAGCCGAGCACGGACACGCAAACGAACGGCGGGCGGACGGTCGAAACCGCCTCGCCGGCCACCGAGACGACGGCCGGCGAGAGCGACGAGCGCGTCCGCGAGGAGTGGCGGCAGTACGACTTCGACGGCGACGCGAAGCTCTCGGTCGAGAACCTCGACGTCTGGTACGGCGACGACCACGCGCTCAAGGACGTCTCGATGGAGATTCCGGAGAACAGCGTCACGGCGCTCATCGGCCCCTCGGGCTGTGGGAAGTCGACGTATCTGCGGTGTCTCAACCGCATGAACGACCGCATCAAGGCCGCACGCGTCGACGGCTCGGTCGAACTCGAAGGCACCGAGATTTACGACCCCAACGCCAACCTCGTGGAACTGCGCAAGCGCATCGGGATGGTGTTCCAGTCGCCCAACCCTTTCCCGAAGTCCATCCGGGAGAACATCTCCTACGGCCCGCGAAAGCACGGCGACATCAACAAGGGCCTGCTCGCGCGGCTGTTCGGCCGCGACGACACGGAGGCCGAGGCCGAACTCGTCGAGCGCTCGCTGAAACAGGCCGCGCTGTGGGACGAGGTCAGCGACCGCCTCGACGACAACGCGCTCGGCCTCTCGGGCGGCCAGCAACAGCGCCTCTGCATCGCCCGCTGTCTCGCGGTCGACCCCGAGGTCATCCTGATGGACGAGCCGGCCTCGGCGCTGGACCCCATCGCCACCTCGAAAATCGAGGACCTGGTCGAGGAGCTCTCGAAGGACTACACGGTCGTCATCGTCACCCACAACATGCAGCAGGCGGCCCGCATCTCCGACCAGACCGCCGTCTTCCTCACCGGCGGCGAGCTCGTGGAGTACGACGACACCGACAAGATATTCGAGAACCCAGAGAGCCAGCGCGTCGAGGACTACATCACCGGTAAGTTCGGGTAACCCATGTCGCGCGAGTCGTACCAGCAACAACTGGACGAACTCCGGGACGGCGTGGTCGGGATGGGCGACCTCGTCGTCGAGCGGCTCGACGCGGCGCTCGCGGCCCTCCGGACGGTCGACCCGGAGCTGGCACAGTCGGTCATCGACGGCGACGACGAGATAAACGAGCTGTACCTGGCGCTGGAAGCCGACTGCATCGACCTCTTTGCCCTCCAGCAGCCGGTCGCCACCGACCTGCGCTTCGTCGCCGCCTCGTTCAAAATCATCACCGACCTCGAACGCGTCGCGGACCTCGCCACGAACCTCGCAGCGTACGCGCAGTCGGCCGACCGTCGGCTCGCGCCCGACGTCGACGTCGACGCCATCGGCCGCGAGGCCACCGAGATGGTCGAGCGGAGCGTCGACGCGTACAGGCGGGATGACATCGAGGCCTGCCGCGCCATCGCGGCCGACGACGACGCCCTCGACGCGCTCTGTCAGCGGGCCAGCGAGACCGTCGCGCGGGACCTCATCGAACGGGAGGCCGACGGCGACGACGGCTGGGCGGTCGAGCAACTCCTCGACGACGTGTCACGGCTCCTGTTGACCGTCCGTGACCTCGAACGCGTCGGCGACCACGCGGTCAACATCGCGGCACGCACGCTGTACATGGTCGAAACCGACTCGGAGCTTATTTACTAACTATGGAAACCCGAAAGATACAGACCGTCGGCGGCGGGACCTACACCGTGTCACTGCCCAAGGAGTGGGCCGAATCGGAAGGCTGCACGGCCGGGGCGACGGTCAACCTCCACACGCACATCGACGGCCTGCTCGTGATTCAGACCCCCGAGTCCCAGTCGACGGCGCGGAACCGCGTCACGCTGTCGGTCGGGAACGACGACCCGGCGGAGATAGAGCAGTTGCTCCGGGCGGCCTACGCGGCCGGCCTCGAATCCGTCGTCCTCGAAGCGCCCGACGGCTACACCGACGAGCAACACCGGGCGGTCGAACGCGTCACCCGGAACCTGACCGGCGTGACCGTCGTCGAGGCGACCGAGTCACAGGTCACGGTCCGAACGATGCTCGATGCCGGCGAGGTGTCCGTCAGCCAGTCGGTCCGCCAGCTCCAGTTCGTCGCCCTGTCGATGCACCGGGACGCGATGGCCGCACTCACGACCGGGACGACCGGCGACCGGTGGGCCGACCGCGACGAGCAGGCCGACCGGCTGTACGCCATGATAGACCGCTACTTCGAGCGCGGGCTAGCCCGCCTCGACGAGATAGACGCGCTCGGGCTGACGCGCCCGGAACTGTTCACGCTCTGGGGCACCGCGAACGAACTCGAACGCGTTGCCGACCACGCCGAGCGCATCGGCACCGTCGCCGACCGCCTCGACGGAGAGCCCGACGCGTCCATCGCCGCGGCGCTCGACGACATCGCCCGGGACGTCCACGCCGTCGTCGAGGACGCCGTTCGCGTCGTCATCGGCGACGCCTGCGTCGCGACCGCCCGGCAGACGCTCGCCGACCGCCGGGACGTGCGCGAGCGGATAACCGGCCTCGACCGCCGGTTGTTCGAGTCCGGCGACGCCGACTACCGGCTCACTCGCGCCCTCGATAGCCTCGCCAGGACGGCCGAACACGGCGGCAACATCGCCGAGCTGGGGCTCCGGATGGCCGTCCGCGACGGCGCGCTCGCCGAGTCGACGGCCGGTACCGACGACGCGAACGCGTCGGGGTCGGCGGCCGAGTCGGAGTCCTAGCATCCAAGACCCGTCGGCTCCGAACCCCGCTATGGTCGACTGGGACGTGTACCTCGTCACGCAGGCGTCGCTCTCGGCGGGCCGGACGACAGACGACATCGTCGCGGCCGCAATCGACGGCGGCGTCGGCGTCGTCCAGCTCCGCGAGAAGGACCGCTCGGCGCGTGAACGCTACGAACTTGGCCAGCGAGTGCGGGCGCTGACCCGCGAGGCCGGCGTCGCCTTCGTCGTCAACGACCGCGTCGACCTCGCGCAGGCGCTCGACGCCGACGGGGTCCACCTCGGCGACGACGACCTCCCCGTTCCGGTCGCGCGGGACCTGCTGGGCGAGGACGCGCTCATCGGACGTTCGGTCTCGACCGTCGACGCCGCCCGGGCGGCGGAGGCGGCCGGCGCGGACTACCTCGGCGTCGGCGCGGTGTTCGCCACCGGGTCCAAAGACGACATCGACGACGAGGAGCACGCCGTCGGCACCGACCGCGTCGCCGCTATCGCCGAAGCCGTCGACGTGCCGCTCGTCGGTATCGGCGGCATCACGGCCGACAACGCCACCGACGTCGTCGAGGCCGGGGCCGACGGCGTGGCCGTCATCACGGCGATTACGCGGGCCGACGACCCGGCGGCGGCGACGGAAGCGTTGCACAGCGCCGTCGAGCAGGGGCGGTAACACCGGCAGGCTCGGGGTGGCCGTCGGGACGCCCCGGCGCTCAGCCACTCACGAGGTCGGGTGCAGCCAGAGCCGCGACGACGAGACAGAGGAACACGAGAAGCGCCACGGCCCGCAGGACCCCGGCAACCTGTCGCCTGCGTTTCGGGAGCGACTCCGCGACGCCCGCCAGGCCGGTTCCGACGGCCATGGCGAGCAACCAGTTCGCCGGGGCAGTCCCCTCGGCGAGCCAGGCGGACGCGTAGAGTCCGGCGAAGACGAGCGACCCGGCGAAGTGCACGAGCGCAATCCGGGGTCCGGACGGCTCGCTGAACACGATGTCGCGGATACTGGCGACCATCGCCGGTAGCGTGGTTCCCGGACGCAATAAATGGCGGTGCTGAGCCCGGCTACGACGACTTCCGGAGCTTCTCTCGTAGCTCCCGCTCGGCGACGCGGTACTTGAACGCCGGCGTCCCGTCGAGGAGGACGTAGGGCACGCGCTCGCCGTACGCCTCGCGGAGGTCGGGGTCGTCGTCGACGTCGACGAGGTCCAGCGCGACGGCGACCCCCTCGTCGTCGGCGACCCGCTCGATTGTCTCGACGGCTTCCTCACAGAGGTGGCAGTCCTCCCGCGTGTAGACGGTGACCGAAACGTCGCTCATCGTCGTGGCTAGGGGACCGGCGGCATAAGACTCTCACCCTCGCCGGCGATGGGTTTCAGTGTCTCGCGCCCGTACCGTCGCCAATGACCGGCTGGACTGTCGAAGACATGCCCCCGCTGACGGACCGAACCGTGGTCGTGACCGGCGCGAACAGCGGACTGGGACTGGAAGGCTCGAAGGCGTTCGCCCGCAAGGGCGCGACGGTGGTGATGGCCTGCCGGAGCGGCGACCGCGGCGAGACGGCCGCCCGGGACATCCGCGACGCCGTCCCCGAGGCGACCCTGGACGTCCGCGAGTGTGACCTCGCGGACCTGTCGAACGTCGCATCCTTCGCCGAGGGCCTCCGGGACGAGTACGACGCCGTCGACGTCCTCTGTAACAACGCCGGCGTCATGGCGATTCCCCGCAGCGAGACGGCCGACGGCTTCGAGACGCAGTTCGGCGTCAACCACCTGGGGCATTTCGCCCTGACCGGCCGCCTGCTCCCCCTGCTCCGGGCCGCCGACGGCGAGGCGCGGGTCGTCACGCAGTCAAGCGGTGCCCACGAGATGGGCGACATCGACTTCGAGGACCTGCAGGGCGAGCGCTCCTACGGGAAGTGGTCGGCCTACGGCCAGAGCAAACTCGCCAACCTCCTCTTCGCCTACGAACTCCAGCGCCGGCTGGGCAACCACGGCTGGGACGACGTGCTAAGCGTCGCCTGCCACCCCGGCTACGCCGACACCGACCTCCAGTTCCGCGGGCCCCGGGAGATGGGGTCGACGCTGCGAACCGCGGCCATGGGCCTCGCCAATGCCGTGCTCGCCCAGTCCGCCGAGCAGGGCGCGCTCCCGATGCTGTACGCCGCCACCGCCGACGACGTCATCGGCGGCGAGTACGTCGGCCCCGGCGGCCTGTTCGACATGCGCGGCCCGCCCGAGTTCCAGCAGTCCAACGCGGCTTCCCGCGACGAAGCGACCGCCGAGCGGCTCTGGGCGGTGTCGACCGACCTCACCGGCGTCGAGTACGACTTCGAGCGCGCGTGAGCGTTTTCCCGCTCCGGGGTGAAGGTGTCC
Proteins encoded in this region:
- the pstA gene encoding phosphate ABC transporter permease PstA translates to MSDAYATTDRLVSADSNVYDRGLDAAIALSVVGFTLGLVTLVNLVPPGASGTPLTTALGTLLAVVVGAVGITGLASYTNVVPVTSQRVRGIGLGLVVSTVGLTVLAAALPVTMATLLGTVLLVEALAVTAAGVTSRLELVDTEPNMSAGLLSGVAFGVLGLAMGAAVGGSLAGFGSLLWLAVAAVAGVSLFLLAILPREDLGSTLPTAVVVGALGLTIVTGTIGVGWQWSPQALSGGFTGGAVIPVFLLVGTLLSAWSAAKCRAGFGARGREYGAFLVINLNAFLMVAVMATIVVFVTLKGVSYAVHGLTVGALTALVLLTPALLAALQFARTPAGTSDWNTGARQLFRLLPLAAVGSLAAVFAGVLVTGTPLRYAYQYTVQVNRQGRPLDTAVAVTPDTTVGTLLLVAPALVLAVTFFRSFGSLRQVGTQSERTGAIRQAVPTAVLGLVVLIGLFLVLGPVPMGLPLGGTVGLAAVVLGAVAAGGLAVYPLVGVLASDGPTLADRAQREAPRFTLGVFGGLGLLLAVLVLQPVAGVNPRVGPVNLVPAVALGAAVASLALAALTTAAKRASEATITRRLLTEETRLGLVGAAGFTALVGLHVAVTGVSFTVLGASISNEGSLSWPMVMQAYIPLGAEPGGIMPAIVGTVWLVIGATLFAVPLGVGAAVFLTEYAEQGRFTALVEVATNALWSTPSIVFGLFGAAFLIPRLGGDESLLAGMLVLGFMLLPLVLITSRESIKAVPDEYRDASAALGVTQWETIRSVVLPAAMPGVITGVILGVGRIAGETAPLILVLGSTLNATTAVDVLDGFRFVSGPPFVANDALLTASASLPTQVWAVIAAGVSGSPQMGWATAFILLMVVLTFYAVGITARTYFRRKLNYE
- the pstB gene encoding phosphate ABC transporter ATP-binding protein PstB translates to MSDSINTEPSTDTQTNGGRTVETASPATETTAGESDERVREEWRQYDFDGDAKLSVENLDVWYGDDHALKDVSMEIPENSVTALIGPSGCGKSTYLRCLNRMNDRIKAARVDGSVELEGTEIYDPNANLVELRKRIGMVFQSPNPFPKSIRENISYGPRKHGDINKGLLARLFGRDDTEAEAELVERSLKQAALWDEVSDRLDDNALGLSGGQQQRLCIARCLAVDPEVILMDEPASALDPIATSKIEDLVEELSKDYTVVIVTHNMQQAARISDQTAVFLTGGELVEYDDTDKIFENPESQRVEDYITGKFG
- the phoU gene encoding phosphate signaling complex protein PhoU, which translates into the protein MSRESYQQQLDELRDGVVGMGDLVVERLDAALAALRTVDPELAQSVIDGDDEINELYLALEADCIDLFALQQPVATDLRFVAASFKIITDLERVADLATNLAAYAQSADRRLAPDVDVDAIGREATEMVERSVDAYRRDDIEACRAIAADDDALDALCQRASETVARDLIEREADGDDGWAVEQLLDDVSRLLLTVRDLERVGDHAVNIAARTLYMVETDSELIY
- a CDS encoding phosphate uptake regulator PhoU produces the protein METRKIQTVGGGTYTVSLPKEWAESEGCTAGATVNLHTHIDGLLVIQTPESQSTARNRVTLSVGNDDPAEIEQLLRAAYAAGLESVVLEAPDGYTDEQHRAVERVTRNLTGVTVVEATESQVTVRTMLDAGEVSVSQSVRQLQFVALSMHRDAMAALTTGTTGDRWADRDEQADRLYAMIDRYFERGLARLDEIDALGLTRPELFTLWGTANELERVADHAERIGTVADRLDGEPDASIAAALDDIARDVHAVVEDAVRVVIGDACVATARQTLADRRDVRERITGLDRRLFESGDADYRLTRALDSLARTAEHGGNIAELGLRMAVRDGALAESTAGTDDANASGSAAESES
- the thiE gene encoding thiamine phosphate synthase — encoded protein: MVDWDVYLVTQASLSAGRTTDDIVAAAIDGGVGVVQLREKDRSARERYELGQRVRALTREAGVAFVVNDRVDLAQALDADGVHLGDDDLPVPVARDLLGEDALIGRSVSTVDAARAAEAAGADYLGVGAVFATGSKDDIDDEEHAVGTDRVAAIAEAVDVPLVGIGGITADNATDVVEAGADGVAVITAITRADDPAAATEALHSAVEQGR
- a CDS encoding glutaredoxin family protein, which encodes MSDVSVTVYTREDCHLCEEAVETIERVADDEGVAVALDLVDVDDDPDLREAYGERVPYVLLDGTPAFKYRVAERELREKLRKSS
- a CDS encoding oxidoreductase, which encodes MTGWTVEDMPPLTDRTVVVTGANSGLGLEGSKAFARKGATVVMACRSGDRGETAARDIRDAVPEATLDVRECDLADLSNVASFAEGLRDEYDAVDVLCNNAGVMAIPRSETADGFETQFGVNHLGHFALTGRLLPLLRAADGEARVVTQSSGAHEMGDIDFEDLQGERSYGKWSAYGQSKLANLLFAYELQRRLGNHGWDDVLSVACHPGYADTDLQFRGPREMGSTLRTAAMGLANAVLAQSAEQGALPMLYAATADDVIGGEYVGPGGLFDMRGPPEFQQSNAASRDEATAERLWAVSTDLTGVEYDFERA